In Pseudobdellovibrio exovorus JSS, the genomic stretch CAATTCAGGCTGCACACAAAGCTTACGCTTCTTGGAAGAAAGTCAGTGCCACTGAACGCGCGGCTATTTTGGATAAAGCTGCAGATCTGATGCTGAAAAAACGCTATCAGTTAATGGCCACGCAAGTTTTAGAAGTTGGAAAACCGTGGGCTGAAGCTGATGGTGATATCTGTGAAGCTATTGACTTTTTACGTTACTACGCACGCCACATGCGTGAACTCGCTCACCCATTACGCGTAGGACACGCCCCTGGTGAAATCAGCCAATACATTTACAAACCTCGTGGTGTCGTCACCGTGATTGCTCCATGGAACTTCCCACTGGCGATCCTTGCTGGACAAGTGACAGCCGCGATTGTCACTGGAAACACAGTGGTGATGAAGCCTGCAGAACAAAGTTCATTAGTCGCTCAAGGTCTTTTTGATATTCTAAAAGAAGCCGGATTACCGACGTCTGTAGTTGAGTTTTTACCTGGATATGGTGAAGAAGTTGGTGACTACCTTGTTAAACATCCATTAACGACAACAATTGCATTCACAGGTTCTAAAGCTGTAGGTCTTATGATCCTGAAAAATGCCGCTGAGGTGAAAGCCGGACAGCAACACGTCAAACGCTGCATTATCGAAATGGGTGGAAAAAATGCCCTAATCATCGATAACGATGCCGATCTAGATGAAGCCGTTGATGCGGTTCTTTACTCAGCTTTTGGGTTTTCAGGACAAAAATGCTCAGCCGCTTCACGCGTGATTGTATTAGATGAAGTTTATGAAAAATTCACTGAACGCCTTGTTGAAGCTGCACGCTCAATTAAAATTGCCTCTAGTGAAAATCCTGATGCTTATCTTGGACCTGTTGTAGACGAAGAGGCTTACACGCGTTTGATGAATACTATCCAACAAGCTGAGCAGAAATACACAGTCCTTTTCAAAGGCGAATCTCCTGTCGGAGGATACTATGCCCCGATCACAATTTTAGGAAATGTTCAGGCTAATGACGATGTCGCTCAAAATGAATTTTTTGGTCCTATCATGGCTTTAGTCAAAGCACGCGACTTAGATCATGCTATCGAAATTGCGAATTCTACTGAGTATGCTTTAACAGGCGGGTTGTTTTCACGTTCACCTGCTAATATTGAAAAAGTAAAAAAAGAATTAGAAGTTGGTAACATGTACATCAACCGCGGTATCACAGGTGCTATGGTGGAACGCCATCCCTTTGGTGGTTTTAAAATGTCAGGCATCGGATCAAAAACAGGTGGACCAGACTATTTAAGACAGTTCATGGAGCCCATCGTTGTAACTGAGAACACGATGAGACGCGGCTTTGCTCCTGAAGAATAAGTAAAAGGTTCCCAAGGCAAATCCCATCAATGCCCCACCAACGTGTGCTGAAACGGCCACGTTGGCGGCTACTCCAGTGGGTTCCCACAAAAGAGTCACAAAGTCCGAGATTAGAAAAACGGGAAACAGAAAAAATACCGGTAAATAAATTTGCCCATAACCATTTTTGACCGGAGCAATCAAATAACCCCACGGCATCAATCGGTTTCCATTAGTCGCCAGTAAGAAACTCATAAGTCCACTGGCGGCTGCACTCGCGCCGACAACAGCCATGCCACCTGTTTTATCAACAAGCAAAAAGGCCACGCCTCCAGCGAATCCTGAGAATAGATACACCGTCATCAACCATGTTTCACTGACACGCTTTTCAAGGTATCGCAATAACATAAAGATCACGAGCATATTACCTAACAAATGCATAAAGGACCCATGAATAAACTGATAGGTCACCCAAGACCATGGCGATAACTCGAAAGAACTTAAACCAAATTGATACTGAACTGAATTCAAATAGCTTTTATAAAATCCGGAAATAACTTCGCGATTTTCTGCGATCTGAACTTGGTCTCCTGTAAACGGATACGTTTCTACTCGCTTCCAAAAACGTTCGTCTTTAAGAGCTGAAAAATAAATTTGCGCAGCACTGCCCTTTAGATTTTTGACTTCTACAGGATCTAAGGTTTGAACATACATCTCGGCAACAGAGTTTTTAAATTTTTCATCATTGAGTATCTGTAAAGTATCTCGTGCCGGCCAAGAATCATAAATAATCGCAGTCACAACATAAAGAGTTATATTTAAAATCAAAACGGCCCATGAAAGGCTCCATTCCGGTTTCTTTAAATTAAGCTCTTTAAAATCACCTGGAAAAATCACATACTCTCCAGTAGATCTAATATTTTTTGGTTTGCACTTTCTGTATTAATAATATCTTCGACTTTATCTTCAGATGAAAAGCTCGCAGGGACACGACGTGGCTGTTGCTGTGAACTCATCTGCCATAACAGTTCAGAAATTTGATACTTCCTCACCTGTTTGATATGTTGATGACGGGCCACGTGTTTGAAGTTTTCTGCTAACTCCGTATCTTTATCTAAAAGAATCCCCACTTCATAGCGTAAGACATCAGATAAGATATCCTTTCCTACAAGGCTACTGTAGAGCTTTTCGGTCTCGTCATATTGAAAAGCTCTGGCGACCCGACAACCTAAAGACAGTTTATCATAGTCCTCTTCAGACTCGTTCACACACGCTTGGTTCTTATATAACAGCTCTTTCGCATCATCGACGGCCGTCAAAGATTTTGCATAATACGCCAAACTCGTATCACCTTTTTTCTGCCTCCAAAGGACAAAATCAGACTCCCTGTCTAGGCACTCGTCTGACAATTGGTTAACGATATTCATCGCGATCGCTACAGGTAATCTTTCTGTAGCAGGAACATCTGCCATAGCTTCACAAAAGAAAGACTGCTCTTTAAAGGCGTTGAAACTTAGGTTTCGATCTACTATTTTTTCGTAATTCTGCCAGATCATGGCCGAAAACAGAAAACCCACAAACAAACTCAACGTCACGGTGAATGACTGCCAATAGCGGTATTCTTTTTCAAAACCCAAATGGACTTCACTGTCTTTACGACTCACCACAGTGACATCAGCAATGCGATCATAAAAAGTTCTTCTAGATCTATTTGTCATGACAGACAAGAATGGTATAGCCAGAAACAAAAAGCTGAACCAGAAACCTATTTGCCTTAAAAGAATCCGAAAGAATATGAAACTGTCTGATTCGCCAAAGTCGAACTGAATTTTCAAAAAGAATTGTCCCGGAGTCGCCTTGGCCACCGCCACGAATAAACTCTGTAGCACGCTGAAATAGATGACATAGACAAACGATGCCAAAATAAAAAATAGAAAGTTTTCCGGTGCTAAGGGATGGGATCTCCAAAAATCAAAACCATTTCGAAATGTCAGATACAGAAAAAATAACACAAAAGGTGATAACACCAAGTAATCAATAACAAATGAAAAAAATCGATCCATCAAATGTGCTGGAGCAAATTTAACTTTACGTGGAGTGCCTTGTTCAGAAGAAAAATCAGGAAATACCATACTGTTTTATCGGCACAATGAATGCGGCGATAAAACAGTTTCACTACTATTATTTTTATTTTTTACTGAATCTCGATATTGAGCACGCGACCTTGGTCGTTACGCTCGATGCTGACTTTGCCAATCTCTTGGCCTTGGCTATTTTTGAGTAAAATATTTTCGTGCTGAGCATCTGAATTTACAACTTCATACGACTGAGCATCTTTGAATACAGAACCATGTTGTTTGATCAACTGATCTGTTTTTAGAGTCACTGGAGTTTGATTTGGTAAAAGTGCAATTTTAAGCAACTTACCATTCACCACGCTGGCTTCGTACTTACCTTCTAGGGCTCCGAAAAGCAGCTTTTCCTGTAAGTTTGGTTTTTTACCAATAAGAATTTTTCCAGATGGGTCTTGAGCCACTGTTTTTGCTAACTCTTGCTCCCATTTGATTTGTTCTGGCTGAAATCGTTCACCAACATTAGCAACGCCACGATTTTGTTCTTGAGAAGAGTTTTGGATCACTAATTCGTTCACAGCAACAGCACCCGCTACCACCATAAACAATGTCAGACCGATCTTTTTTCTTTGATTCATACAATCATTCTACCTTATCTCAATTCAAAATACGAGTCGCATTTCTTCAGTTGATACAAAAAGAAACGGCCCGACAAACAGCGGGCCGCATCTTAAACTGCTAAATGATCTAAGCGATTAAGCTGCAACCACTTTGCGTCGACGTGCTTGGGAGGGGTCGATGTGATACTGTTTAACTTTTCTGTAAAGAGTCGCGCGGCCAATACCTAGAGCTTTTGCAGCTTCAGTTAGGTTACCTTTATACTGCGTGATAGCAGCTTCGATAGCCTTAGCCTCGATATCTTCCATTTTTTGTACTTTAACCGTCTCTGTTTGAGGAGTTGGGAAAGCCACAACGTTACTGCCGGCAGTTTCTACCGTCACAGGATTTGTACCAGTAGATAATGATGGTACGCCATTAACTAATTGCGAACGGAAAAATGGGTTATCTAATCCCTCTCTCCACTGCTGGCCCGAGTAAGTATAAAAACTCACATCCTGACCTTCACATGATTTTTTCACTTTTTCTGCAACCTCAGGGTTTTCACTTACGATGTAGACAAACGAACGAGCCATATGGCCTCCTCCTCAATATTTAAAATGAATCAAGTGACTCACAATGAATGTATCGGTTTGATAACCAGAAAAGATGAGGGCCAGTTTGCAAAATAATTTATTTTTATAGAATTTTGTTGATACGTCTTATATTGATACGTCTAAAACGAATATACGTAGTTTAAGCCCTGATACCCTTGACTTAGGACGGGAGTCAGCCTTCCGTAACTACGACTACTGCTTATGGTAGCTTCGCTCGGTTCGTAGGCCGCGCGTCCCATTAGAAAACCAATAAAGGCCCCTGCTACCACATCGCTAGCCCAATGCATATCATCCGCCATGCGGGATAACCCCACTCCCACCGCTAAAGGATAAGCTATAACGGCTGCCTTCCACCCATAAGCATAAGAGACACTGGTCGCCGTAGCGAAAGCTGTCGCCGTATGCCCAGAGGGAAAAGACTCATAGCGATTTTTATTCCCTGGCCGTGGTCGACCAAATGAGTACTTCATCAGTGTCGTTGTTGTCGTTTGCCATGCAAGGGCGCGCACATGGCTTTGCCAATTTTCAGAGTTATCATCAAAGAAATACTGTAGACCGATAATCGTAGCACCAGCGGCACCACTTCCTAAAACTAAATCTCCAAGAGCTGACACAGAACGTGGCATCTTCTGATGTTGCTTCCACTCTTCACGATAGCGATTATCTTGTGGTTCTGTGGCTACAGACGCGAAGGTCCCCATAACCAATACACTCAATGAGGTCTGATCTGTCAGTCGACCCCATACTCGATCAATATTTTTTTCTTTAAATGTCGGCAGCTCTTCCGCATGAAGATTTGCTGTAAGAAATAAGATGAAGAACAAAAAAAATGAGCGCATAAAAAATTATGCGCTCATTTCAATAAGCAAGTCTATGTTGTTTTACTAAAAACTATCTTCTGCCAGATTTAATCTTAACTTGTAGTTTTGAAATTAAGTGTACGGCCATTTTTTCTTGAACCTTACACATTTTCAACTCATCACGACGATAAGATCTTTGAGACGGAGTCAAAGTACCTGTTTCAAGCTCCATCTCGTAATCCATTTTGCTAGCGCGGATACCTTCTAGCTCTTTAGATTGTTGTTTGAATAATTTCGTTACTCCACTTACTGGAGCTACTTCAATCCACTCTTCTTTTTGACGATACCAAGAAACCATACGTAAAAAGCGAGCTTTGTTTTTAGCTAATGTAAATTGAGGAAATGAAGCCTCATTCAAATCTAAAATATTATCTACAGCATCAAAATCAAAATCGTTTTCTTCATCGAAATTGAACCCACCAGCTTGAGCTAACTTTTCCAGCTCTAAAGCGGCTTCAGCCTCTTCACGTGCTCTTAAAGACTCACTTGATTCATCATCAGAGTCTAAATCGTCATTATCCGTGTCAATTTCACGCTCGATTTTTTTAAACTCTTTTTCGTCTACATTTTTATTGATCGCTGCCGTAATATCAGTCGTGGACATATAATCTCCCCCGTTTTGAAAAGAAGACCCTTTATACTCTATTTGACCTCATGTCGCAATATGTCAAACCAGTTTTAATTGTTTAACGTGTAAAAAATTTAAATTTTAGCGACTTCCTTTGTTGCAAGGCCTGTCGTCTCTATCTAGAGTATTCAAACTAGTGATGGACAGTGCTAGGTGAGGCGCTGTGGATATATAGAGCTTGGATAAAAGCTACTATGGAGGGGATATGAAGTCTTTCTTTCTTAAGTTTGTATTTATTTTAGGGTTCCTTTGCACGGCTCTAGCAGCTAAAGCTCAAGATGTAGTTGTCCTCGTGCCTGGTTTTTTCAACTCTTTAGCTCCTGAGTACTTTTCTAACGAAATTATCAGTTCGTTTAAAAATAAGGGTTTTAAGGTTTACATTCCAACTGGCTTTAATCCCGTTGGGACTATTGAAGATAATGGTTCACGACTGGAAAAATTCTTAGCTCAAGTTGAAAAAGCTGAAAACAAACGAGTCTCTTTCAATTTAGTAAGCCACAGTGCTGGCGGTTTTTACTCGTTATATGTAGCTAATAGACAGCAGTTCACTATTAAAAACATCGTGACTATCTCGACACCATTTCAAGGCGTCGATTTTGTTACTAAATGGCTTGAAGACTCGACGCTCTTCAGAGCTTTAACTGAGCTGGCTCACCTCGACAGCTTAAAACAACTCACTCCTCAAGGAGTTAAAGCGTTCATTAGCTCTGTTCGCATCCAACCCGAGACCAAAATTCTAGCTTTCGGAGGCTTCCAAAAGAAGTCCCTTGATATTTGGAATGCACGCTATATCTCAGCACCTATGCGCATTAGCAGTCATTTTACAAATGGTGATTCTGACGGAATCGTCAGCTATAGCTCATCTATGGGGCTTGGCCATATTATGACAACTCAAGGGAAATCAGCGGTGCAACTACGTCACCCCAACTACCCTCTTTCATTAGATCACTGGGAACAAGTCCTCGATAGCCATGCCTTCTTACTGTTAGGTATTCGTAACCCTAGCTACATTCAAAAAGAACAAAAACGCTTTTACACAGGAATCGCAGACTACTTACTGAAACAGCAGTAGGTCTTCTTAAGAAATGAGCTTTTCTTCTGCACTGAAACAAAACTGGTTCTTTTGGCTTGGCCTATTCCTTATCACTCTGCTGAGATTACGCGTTGCCAGTCAGTTTGGTCTTGGTGTTGACGAAGCCCACTATGCACTTTACGGACAATATTTAGATTGGAGCTACTTCGACCATCCCCCACTCGTAGGATGGACGCAGGCCTTATTTCAGTTGTTACCAATTAATCCACTGGTGCAGGTTCGCCTAGCTGCCATTCTGATTGCTATTCTGACCTCCAAACTGGCATTGGATTATCTTTTATCTAAAAACATTCCACGTCACTTAGCTGCTTTATCTGTATTGGCTCTCAACCTCACACCGATGTTTAACGCCATGTCGATTGCTTTACTGCCAGATACTCTTTTAATGCCGCTAACCTTTTTAATCATTACAAGCACAGAGAATATTTTACGTGCGACCAACCTTAAGAATTGGTGTTTACTGGGGTTGTGGTTAGGGCTTGCCGGATTAGCAAAATACACCTCGGTTGTATATATCTTGGCTTTAGTTTTGACTTTTGCTTACAACAAAAAACTCAAAGAACTACTGAATTATCGCCTCTGGATTGGAGTTCTGATTTCATTTGTTCTAATTGCTCCTATTCTTTATTGGAATATCCAAAATGATTTTGCCAGCTTCCAGTATCAAGCAGATCATGTTTTAAAAATAGATACTCAAATGCTTTCCAACTTCGCTAGCTCAGTAGCTGTTCAAATGGTCAGCTGGGGTATTGGACCATTTTGGGCAGCCTTAATCCTTCACGTCATTTTATTAAGAAAATTCAAACAATATCCGCAGCTGCAAACAAGTTTGATTTTTGCATCAGTTTTCTTGGGGTTCTTTATTTATGTTTCTTTGGCAGAAGTCCTTTTACCTCACTGGATGCTCATCTACTTTATTTTAATGATCCCTGTGGCCTACAGTTTGATCGCACAAAATGACCGCTGGAAAAAGCTGAATATTCTAGGAGCTTCTTTTTCGGCTGTGCTAACTTTAGCTTTATTGTTCGAGCTTGGATTTAAACTTCTTCCTGCTAAATGGATGGCTGGTGCTTACGAAGGCATCTATGGCTGGGAAGAAATTATGAGTGGTGCCTCTGAAAAACTAAATGAAATCTCTGCAGAGAAAAAAGGCCTCGCCGTCATGAATTGGACACTGGGAAGTCGCGCCATGTATTACAACAAAACCGATACACCTGTTTTTGTTATTGATAGCCGACAAGACCAATTTGATATTTGGATGCCCGAAGCACCACTTAATTATGACTTAATTGTAGTCATTGAATCTCGCAAAAAAGACGAGCACACATCCCATTTAAATTGCAGTGAGTTGACTCTAGTTGGTCAGAAGACATCCGTTCTGAAAAATGTACCCGTTAATGAGTTTTTGTACTATCATTGTGCAAACTTCTTAGGTTATAAATAGATTGAATTTACATTAACGACGGCAAGGTTCACCATGAAGATCGAAACGATGCGAAAGATCGATTATGGGGTCGGAATCCCTCTGACCTTTTTGATCACCCTGTTTAAATTTCTTTTTCCTATTAGAAAATTAAGTTCCCCTGTTCCAAAAAAAGTACTTTTTATTGAACTTTCAGAAATGGGCAGTGCTATTTTAGCTGACCCGTGTATGCAACGGGCAAAGAACAAGTATCAGGCTGAAATCTTTTTCGTTATTTTCAAGCGCAATAAAGCTAGCTTAGACTTTCTAAAATCTGTCGATGAAAAGAATATCTTCACTATTGAAGACTCTTCTTTGTTTCGTATTATTGCCGACTCTATCCGTCTTTTCTTTTGGTGTGAAAAAAATAAGATCGATGTCACTATTGACCTTGAGCTTTTTTCAAGAGCTACAGCTTTACTGTCGTTCTTAACTCGTAGCCCAATTAAAACTGGTTTTCATAATTATCATGGTGAAGGACTTTACCGCGGAGACTTCCTTAATCGCAAAGTCAGTTATAATCCGCATATTCACATCGCTAAAAACTTTGTCGCTTTGGTGGATGCTTCCTTTACGCAAGAACCACAAGTTCCCTATTTAAAAACAGCCATTAGTGACGACGAAATTAAAATTCGCCAAGTGCCTGTGCCTCAGGACAAGATAGAACGAGTTCAGAAAGCTATTCGCGAACTTTATCCTGAATACACTCCTGAGCAAAAAATCTTACTAGTGAACCCAAATGCCAGTGAGTTTTTACCACAGCGTAAGTGGCCTTTAAATAACTACACTGAATTGATTCGCCTTGTATTAGCTCAACATCCTGACTATATCGTTTTGATGACAGGATCGCCGCAAGAACGTCCTGAAATTCAAACCATAGAAGATGCTGTTCAAAGTAAGCGCTGCCATAATTTTGCAGGCAAAGTGGCATTCAATGAACTCACCGCTCTTTACACCTTATCCCGAGTACTGATCACCAATGACTCAGGGCCTGGACACTTTTCAAGTGTGACACCTATTAAATCGTTTGTGTTTTTTGGGCCAGAGACCCCTGCACTTTATGGCTCTTTAGGTAATACGACGCCTCTATACGCTGGCTTTGCATGCTCTCCGTGTGTGAGTGCTTATAATCATCGTAAAACACCATGCAGTGATAACCAGTGCCTAAAAGTACTGACTCCTGATTTGATTTACCAAAAACTACAGCCTTCCCTAACATGAGTTTAAACTTATTACTGGCGTCTTTTGTAATATGGATTGCTACAACTCATGTGGCCTCTGCACAAATGCGCCGCGATCCCCTGTATATCGACAACATTGTGGTTGGAGACAGCGATGTGCGTGGGCTCGATTTTGGTTTTGGCCTTATCCCACCAGTTAAATTTGGCAACATCCTGTGGATCAATTCGTTTTCTGGTCACCAGTGGGAGCTCAACGAAGTTCGTAATTTGCCATTAGATCAAATTAGATTTTCGCAGTACCGCTACTCACCTATGTTGGTTGCTCCTCTAGCAGAGGGAGCCAGTATGTCCTTTGGCCTACCTATGACTTTCGCCGCCTTAGAGCATGAGCCACGACTACGTAACGACTCGTACTTTAATAATATCTTTGTAGCCTACAGTCGTCGTTCAGAGGCTGATGATGCCACGTGGTCTTTGGGTTTTGTTGTCTTAGACAAATCAAAACGCCGTCATATCTTTCCCACAGGAAGCTACAGCTATGCCAGCGATGATCGTAAATGGCGCTTTGCTTTTGGTTTCCCGTTCATAGCCATTACTTACTTTTTAAATGAATACGCCGAGTTCGGTACTTTTCTAGGACGCGACACCTCTTTAAACTACATTCCTGACGATCATCCATTGGCTCCACAAGGTCGCTATCTTGATCAAGAACATACAGCAGTAGGTATTGCTTCACGCTTCTATCTTCCACACAACATGAAGCTTAATATTATTTTAGGAAGTATGTTCCGTGGACGTTATCGCTTTATGGATAGCGACTACAACGAAACTCTTCGCCTAAAAGACTACGAAGATCTGAGTTATTTAAGAGTGGGACTGGCTTGGGGAATAACTAAACCCGCTGCTAAAAAATCAGACTCTAAAGCTGAGGACTGCACACCAGATAAAGATTGTACAATTCGTTCCGAAGCAAAGCCATCTCCGTAATTAGTAATTACTAATTTTGAAGCTCTTGTCGTAATCCTTGCACCAACATATCCGAATCATTCAGGCAGGGAATAAGTTCAAATGACTCACCCCCATGGGCTAAAAATTCTTTACGTAGCTCAAGGCCGATTTCTTCAAGGGTTTCTAAACAGTCTGCAACAAAGGAAGGACAGGCCACTTTTAAATGACGGATGCCTGACCCTACCAATCTGAGCATCATCTCTTCCGTGGATGGCTCTAACCACTTTTTAGGTCCTAAGCGGCTTTGAAAAGCTGTCGAAACCTGTGATTCAGATAGGCCTAATTTCCGGCGAACATCTGCTGATGTCTGATAACACTGTTGTTGGTAAGATATCCCTTTATCCATATCCTGAGACTTCGGTAACCCGTGATAAGAAAGCAACAGATGATCTTGTGAAGTCAAAGAGGAACCAATCTGGTGGGACAAGGCCTCAATATACCATTCACGTTGATAGAAAGGTGGAAGAACTTGAACCTTTAAATGCGAAGCCACCTCTGACATCCTGTCAATGGCACTTCCCACAGTGGCCCGAGCATGGTGTGGATATAAAGGCAAATAGACGATTCTTTCTGCATCTTGAGGCACCTGCGAAAAAGCATCAGCTAACGAAGGACTTCCGTACCTCATCCCGACAAGAACCTCCCAGTCAGAAGGCAATGCTTGCTGAAGTTTTTTTTGTAGGCGCTCTGTATACACGGCTAAGGGCGACCCGCTGTCCATCCAAATTTTCTGATACTTCGCTGCTGAAGCACTTTTTCTACGGGGTACAATCAGGCCCTTCACTAAGAGATCTCGAAATGGACGAGGTAATGTAATCACGTTGGGGTCCATCAGAAACTCTTTAAGATATTCACCAACGGCTTCTGCTGTTGGTTCATCGGGAGTCCCCAGTTGATTTAAGATTAAATACTTCTTCATTCTGCAATCTCTTCCCGAATCACATCAGCTAATTTTAGATTACGACCTAAAATTTTTCCTAAGCCAATAGCCCCTAAATAATTTCCAGTAAGATAAACCGGAGACTTCGCCTCTGATACACGCATACGGTTTTTTAAAAGATCACTATTTAGCACCTTCTTCAGCTCAAACCCATACAGTGGTAAAGCCTTCGGCCATCGTGTTACCTTTTTAAATTCAGGTTCATCGTGGTATTGAAGCATTTGCTTACGATCTGAAAGAACATGCTGAACTAATTCATCCTCGGTCAGTGCTGGCGATGCCTGATGAGGCACAATCCAGCTTTCACTTTGTAAAGAACCCCGCCCCGCAAAAATATCTGTGTTAAATAATACCCCGAGGGAATTAAACCCCTGCTCTCGAGGAAAAAGACAGCCAAAACCCTGTAGGGGTTTTTCTTTTTTAAAGCCCATCACCACGACATCTAAACCCACCGCTGGAACTTGCGCTAAAGACTCTGACAACTGTGGTGCTACTGACTTTAAGAGCTGTGACGAATTTAGATACGACGTCGCCACCACT encodes the following:
- a CDS encoding phosphatase PAP2 family protein → MRSFFLFFILFLTANLHAEELPTFKEKNIDRVWGRLTDQTSLSVLVMGTFASVATEPQDNRYREEWKQHQKMPRSVSALGDLVLGSGAAGATIIGLQYFFDDNSENWQSHVRALAWQTTTTTLMKYSFGRPRPGNKNRYESFPSGHTATAFATATSVSYAYGWKAAVIAYPLAVGVGLSRMADDMHWASDVVAGAFIGFLMGRAAYEPSEATISSSRSYGRLTPVLSQGYQGLNYVYSF
- a CDS encoding lipase family alpha/beta hydrolase yields the protein MKSFFLKFVFILGFLCTALAAKAQDVVVLVPGFFNSLAPEYFSNEIISSFKNKGFKVYIPTGFNPVGTIEDNGSRLEKFLAQVEKAENKRVSFNLVSHSAGGFYSLYVANRQQFTIKNIVTISTPFQGVDFVTKWLEDSTLFRALTELAHLDSLKQLTPQGVKAFISSVRIQPETKILAFGGFQKKSLDIWNARYISAPMRISSHFTNGDSDGIVSYSSSMGLGHIMTTQGKSAVQLRHPNYPLSLDHWEQVLDSHAFLLLGIRNPSYIQKEQKRFYTGIADYLLKQQ
- a CDS encoding helix-turn-helix domain-containing protein, whose translation is MARSFVYIVSENPEVAEKVKKSCEGQDVSFYTYSGQQWREGLDNPFFRSQLVNGVPSLSTGTNPVTVETAGSNVVAFPTPQTETVKVQKMEDIEAKAIEAAITQYKGNLTEAAKALGIGRATLYRKVKQYHIDPSQARRRKVVAA
- a CDS encoding RDD family protein, whose amino-acid sequence is MVFPDFSSEQGTPRKVKFAPAHLMDRFFSFVIDYLVLSPFVLFFLYLTFRNGFDFWRSHPLAPENFLFFILASFVYVIYFSVLQSLFVAVAKATPGQFFLKIQFDFGESDSFIFFRILLRQIGFWFSFLFLAIPFLSVMTNRSRRTFYDRIADVTVVSRKDSEVHLGFEKEYRYWQSFTVTLSLFVGFLFSAMIWQNYEKIVDRNLSFNAFKEQSFFCEAMADVPATERLPVAIAMNIVNQLSDECLDRESDFVLWRQKKGDTSLAYYAKSLTAVDDAKELLYKNQACVNESEEDYDKLSLGCRVARAFQYDETEKLYSSLVGKDILSDVLRYEVGILLDKDTELAENFKHVARHQHIKQVRKYQISELLWQMSSQQQPRRVPASFSSEDKVEDIINTESANQKILDLLESM
- the hemH gene encoding ferrochelatase, whose translation is MKKYLILNQLGTPDEPTAEAVGEYLKEFLMDPNVITLPRPFRDLLVKGLIVPRRKSASAAKYQKIWMDSGSPLAVYTERLQKKLQQALPSDWEVLVGMRYGSPSLADAFSQVPQDAERIVYLPLYPHHARATVGSAIDRMSEVASHLKVQVLPPFYQREWYIEALSHQIGSSLTSQDHLLLSYHGLPKSQDMDKGISYQQQCYQTSADVRRKLGLSESQVSTAFQSRLGPKKWLEPSTEEMMLRLVGSGIRHLKVACPSFVADCLETLEEIGLELRKEFLAHGGESFELIPCLNDSDMLVQGLRQELQN
- a CDS encoding ArnT family glycosyltransferase, with the protein product MSFSSALKQNWFFWLGLFLITLLRLRVASQFGLGVDEAHYALYGQYLDWSYFDHPPLVGWTQALFQLLPINPLVQVRLAAILIAILTSKLALDYLLSKNIPRHLAALSVLALNLTPMFNAMSIALLPDTLLMPLTFLIITSTENILRATNLKNWCLLGLWLGLAGLAKYTSVVYILALVLTFAYNKKLKELLNYRLWIGVLISFVLIAPILYWNIQNDFASFQYQADHVLKIDTQMLSNFASSVAVQMVSWGIGPFWAALILHVILLRKFKQYPQLQTSLIFASVFLGFFIYVSLAEVLLPHWMLIYFILMIPVAYSLIAQNDRWKKLNILGASFSAVLTLALLFELGFKLLPAKWMAGAYEGIYGWEEIMSGASEKLNEISAEKKGLAVMNWTLGSRAMYYNKTDTPVFVIDSRQDQFDIWMPEAPLNYDLIVVIESRKKDEHTSHLNCSELTLVGQKTSVLKNVPVNEFLYYHCANFLGYK
- a CDS encoding rhomboid family intramembrane serine protease, producing the protein MIFPGDFKELNLKKPEWSLSWAVLILNITLYVVTAIIYDSWPARDTLQILNDEKFKNSVAEMYVQTLDPVEVKNLKGSAAQIYFSALKDERFWKRVETYPFTGDQVQIAENREVISGFYKSYLNSVQYQFGLSSFELSPWSWVTYQFIHGSFMHLLGNMLVIFMLLRYLEKRVSETWLMTVYLFSGFAGGVAFLLVDKTGGMAVVGASAAASGLMSFLLATNGNRLMPWGYLIAPVKNGYGQIYLPVFFLFPVFLISDFVTLLWEPTGVAANVAVSAHVGGALMGFALGTFYLFFRSKAASHRVLSYNDGLHELS
- a CDS encoding glycosyltransferase family 9 protein → MKIETMRKIDYGVGIPLTFLITLFKFLFPIRKLSSPVPKKVLFIELSEMGSAILADPCMQRAKNKYQAEIFFVIFKRNKASLDFLKSVDEKNIFTIEDSSLFRIIADSIRLFFWCEKNKIDVTIDLELFSRATALLSFLTRSPIKTGFHNYHGEGLYRGDFLNRKVSYNPHIHIAKNFVALVDASFTQEPQVPYLKTAISDDEIKIRQVPVPQDKIERVQKAIRELYPEYTPEQKILLVNPNASEFLPQRKWPLNNYTELIRLVLAQHPDYIVLMTGSPQERPEIQTIEDAVQSKRCHNFAGKVAFNELTALYTLSRVLITNDSGPGHFSSVTPIKSFVFFGPETPALYGSLGNTTPLYAGFACSPCVSAYNHRKTPCSDNQCLKVLTPDLIYQKLQPSLT